A single region of the Cyclopterus lumpus isolate fCycLum1 chromosome 16, fCycLum1.pri, whole genome shotgun sequence genome encodes:
- the brd9 gene encoding bromodomain-containing protein 9 isoform X1, whose product MGKKHKKHKPEWRTVDDHEDKALEKPLKLVLKVGGSEVTELSGSGHDSSYYDDRSDHERERHKEKKKKKKKKSEKDKDKYVDDEERRRRKDEKRKKREREQNESEAAASTAASAGVPVEPFTLPKSLSIGLEPEEKKKKKEREREREREREFEMEPEPEPDTELEPEVDEFHSGMQLDLEQQGDRPVRACRTQQESESTPRQQLLEHFLRQLQRKDPHGFFSFPVTDAIAPGYSMIIKHPMDFSTMKDKIENNDYNTVTEFKADFKLMCDNAMVYNRPETVYYKAAKKLLHTGFKMMSKERLLALKRSMSFMQDMDFTQQGAILGDEDLAADIAPPEITPIPVESAKKSKKQPVKDLKEVISYLFEPEGNACSLTDSTAEEHVLALVEHSADEARDRINRYMPNSKMGYLRKEPDSSLLYTVVNQLDPDAEEDETDKVDLSSLSNKLLPGLTTLGFKDDRRHKVTFLSSAYNVQTLQKNSIFPDLLPDEVDSLYSAYGDDTGVQCALSIQEFVKGCGDVTKCWVDRLLDKMTADDHTKAVNQIRQKRNIMLKPDETKSNICDMQMADGTGLGESGSVLDFMKNYPDMSLDLSMLNSLGKTVKKEPGNEEGQQHFDDTDKLLQEFQEAQVDRVGSRPSSNVSSLSNASERDQHHLGSPPHLDQSEMVHDPYEFLQSPEIESTANS is encoded by the exons ACCATGAGGACAAGGCCCTTGAGAAGCCCCTGAAGCTTGTCCTCAAAGTTGGAGGAAGTGAGGTGACAGAGCTCTCGGGTTCGGGCCATGACTCCAGTTACTACGATGACAGATCAGACCACGAGCGAGAACGccacaaagagaaaaagaagaagaaaaagaaaaagtctgaaAAGGATAAAGACAAATATGTGGATGATGAGGAGAGAAGACGGCGTAAG GacgaaaagaggaagaagagagaacgAGAGCAGAATGAATCAGAGGCAGCAGCTTCTACTGCTGCCAGTGCCGGTGTACCTGTTGAGCCTTTTACATTGCCAAAAAGTTTAAGTATTGGATTGGAG ccggaagagaagaaaaagaagaaagagagagaaagagaaagagagagagagagagagtttgagaTGGAGCCTGAGCCTGAGCCTGATACTGAGCTTGAGCCTGAAGTGGATGAGTTTCACTCCGGTATGCAGTTGGACCTCGAACAACAAGGAGACAGGCCGGTCCGAGCCTGCAGGACACAACAAG AAAGTGAATCCACTCCTCGTCAACAACTTCTAGAGCACTTTCTGAGGCAGTTACAGAG AAAAGACCCCCATGGATTCTTCTCATTTCCAGTAACAGATGCGATTGCCCCTGGTTACTCAATGATCATCAAACATCCTATGGACTTCAGCACCATGAAAGACAAGATTGAAAACAATGACTATAACACGGTTACAGAATTCAAG GCGGATTTTAAACTGATGTGTGACAATGCCATGGTGTACAACCGACCAGAGACTGTCTATTACAAAGCTGCCAAGAAACTGCTACATACAGGATTTAAGATGATGAGCAAG GAACGGCTGTTGGCTTTGAAACGCAGCATGTCTTTTATGCAGGACATGGACTTCACCCAGCAGGGAGCCATTTTGGGAGATGAAGACCTTGCAGCTGATATAGCTCCTCCAGAGATAACCCCCATCCCAGTGGAATCAGCTAAGAAGTCCAAGAAACAACCAGTTAAAGACCTGAAGGAAGTCATCAG TTACCTGTTTGAACCAGAAGGAAACGCCTGCAGCTTGACTGACAGTACAGCAGAGGAGCATGTCCTGGCACTCGTTGAGCATTCTGCAGATGAAGCTCGAGATCGGATCAACAGATACATGCCCAACTCCAAG ATGGGCTACTTGCGTAAAGAGCCAGACAGCTCTCTTCTGTACACTGTTGTGAATCAGCTGGATCCTGATGCAGAAG AAGATGAGACTGATAAAGTGGACCTGAGTTCTCTGTCAAATAAACTTCTGCCTGGATTAACAACCTTGGGTTTCAAAGATGACAGGAGACACAAAG TAACGTTTCTGAGCAGTGCCTACAATGTTCAGACCCTTCAGAAGAACTCCATCTTTCCAGACCTGCTACCTGATGAGGTGGACTCGCTCTATTCAGCCTATGGCGATGACACAGGGGTACAATGTGCTCTCAG CATACAGGAGTTTGTCAAGGGCTGCGGAGATGTCACAAAGTGTTGGGTTGACAGGCTTTTGGACAAGATGACCGCAGACGATCACActaaagctgtcaatcaaatccgACAG aaaagaaacattatgcTAAAACCTGATGAAACCAAATCCAACATCTGTGACATGCAG aTGGCAGATGGCACTGGTCTGGGAGAGAGTGGCTCAGTCCTGGACTTCATGAAGAACTATCCTGATATGTCTCTGGATTTATCCATGCTGAACTCATTAG GTAAAACAGTGAAGAAAGAGCCGGGCAACGAGGAGGGCCAGCAGCACTTTGACGATACAGACAAACTCCTGCAGGAGTTCCAGGAGGCTCAAGTGGACCGAGTCGGCTCCAGGCCCTCGTCCAACGTGTCCTCCCTCTCTAATGCCTCAGAGAGGGATCAGCACCACTTAG GAAGCCCACCACACCTGGACCAGTCTGAAATGGTTCATGATCCCTACGAGTTCCTGCAGTCTCCGGAGATAGAGAGCACAGCCAACAGCTGA
- the brd9 gene encoding bromodomain-containing protein 9 isoform X2, producing MGKKHKKHKPEWRTVDDHEDKALEKPLKLVLKVGGSEVTELSGSGHDSSYYDDRSDHERERHKEKKKKKKKKSEKDKDKYVDDEERRRRKDEKRKKREREQNESEAAASTAASAGVPVEPFTLPKSLSIGLEPEEKKKKKEREREREREREFEMEPEPEPDTELEPEVDEFHSGMQLDLEQQGDRPVRACRTQQESESTPRQQLLEHFLRQLQRKDPHGFFSFPVTDAIAPGYSMIIKHPMDFSTMKDKIENNDYNTVTEFKADFKLMCDNAMVYNRPETVYYKAAKKLLHTGFKMMSKERLLALKRSMSFMQDMDFTQQGAILGDEDLAADIAPPEITPIPVESAKKSKKQPVKDLKEVISYLFEPEGNACSLTDSTAEEHVLALVEHSADEARDRINRYMPNSKMGYLRKEPDSSLLYTVVNQLDPDAEDETDKVDLSSLSNKLLPGLTTLGFKDDRRHKVTFLSSAYNVQTLQKNSIFPDLLPDEVDSLYSAYGDDTGVQCALSIQEFVKGCGDVTKCWVDRLLDKMTADDHTKAVNQIRQKRNIMLKPDETKSNICDMQMADGTGLGESGSVLDFMKNYPDMSLDLSMLNSLGKTVKKEPGNEEGQQHFDDTDKLLQEFQEAQVDRVGSRPSSNVSSLSNASERDQHHLGSPPHLDQSEMVHDPYEFLQSPEIESTANS from the exons ACCATGAGGACAAGGCCCTTGAGAAGCCCCTGAAGCTTGTCCTCAAAGTTGGAGGAAGTGAGGTGACAGAGCTCTCGGGTTCGGGCCATGACTCCAGTTACTACGATGACAGATCAGACCACGAGCGAGAACGccacaaagagaaaaagaagaagaaaaagaaaaagtctgaaAAGGATAAAGACAAATATGTGGATGATGAGGAGAGAAGACGGCGTAAG GacgaaaagaggaagaagagagaacgAGAGCAGAATGAATCAGAGGCAGCAGCTTCTACTGCTGCCAGTGCCGGTGTACCTGTTGAGCCTTTTACATTGCCAAAAAGTTTAAGTATTGGATTGGAG ccggaagagaagaaaaagaagaaagagagagaaagagaaagagagagagagagagagtttgagaTGGAGCCTGAGCCTGAGCCTGATACTGAGCTTGAGCCTGAAGTGGATGAGTTTCACTCCGGTATGCAGTTGGACCTCGAACAACAAGGAGACAGGCCGGTCCGAGCCTGCAGGACACAACAAG AAAGTGAATCCACTCCTCGTCAACAACTTCTAGAGCACTTTCTGAGGCAGTTACAGAG AAAAGACCCCCATGGATTCTTCTCATTTCCAGTAACAGATGCGATTGCCCCTGGTTACTCAATGATCATCAAACATCCTATGGACTTCAGCACCATGAAAGACAAGATTGAAAACAATGACTATAACACGGTTACAGAATTCAAG GCGGATTTTAAACTGATGTGTGACAATGCCATGGTGTACAACCGACCAGAGACTGTCTATTACAAAGCTGCCAAGAAACTGCTACATACAGGATTTAAGATGATGAGCAAG GAACGGCTGTTGGCTTTGAAACGCAGCATGTCTTTTATGCAGGACATGGACTTCACCCAGCAGGGAGCCATTTTGGGAGATGAAGACCTTGCAGCTGATATAGCTCCTCCAGAGATAACCCCCATCCCAGTGGAATCAGCTAAGAAGTCCAAGAAACAACCAGTTAAAGACCTGAAGGAAGTCATCAG TTACCTGTTTGAACCAGAAGGAAACGCCTGCAGCTTGACTGACAGTACAGCAGAGGAGCATGTCCTGGCACTCGTTGAGCATTCTGCAGATGAAGCTCGAGATCGGATCAACAGATACATGCCCAACTCCAAG ATGGGCTACTTGCGTAAAGAGCCAGACAGCTCTCTTCTGTACACTGTTGTGAATCAGCTGGATCCTGATGCAGAAG ATGAGACTGATAAAGTGGACCTGAGTTCTCTGTCAAATAAACTTCTGCCTGGATTAACAACCTTGGGTTTCAAAGATGACAGGAGACACAAAG TAACGTTTCTGAGCAGTGCCTACAATGTTCAGACCCTTCAGAAGAACTCCATCTTTCCAGACCTGCTACCTGATGAGGTGGACTCGCTCTATTCAGCCTATGGCGATGACACAGGGGTACAATGTGCTCTCAG CATACAGGAGTTTGTCAAGGGCTGCGGAGATGTCACAAAGTGTTGGGTTGACAGGCTTTTGGACAAGATGACCGCAGACGATCACActaaagctgtcaatcaaatccgACAG aaaagaaacattatgcTAAAACCTGATGAAACCAAATCCAACATCTGTGACATGCAG aTGGCAGATGGCACTGGTCTGGGAGAGAGTGGCTCAGTCCTGGACTTCATGAAGAACTATCCTGATATGTCTCTGGATTTATCCATGCTGAACTCATTAG GTAAAACAGTGAAGAAAGAGCCGGGCAACGAGGAGGGCCAGCAGCACTTTGACGATACAGACAAACTCCTGCAGGAGTTCCAGGAGGCTCAAGTGGACCGAGTCGGCTCCAGGCCCTCGTCCAACGTGTCCTCCCTCTCTAATGCCTCAGAGAGGGATCAGCACCACTTAG GAAGCCCACCACACCTGGACCAGTCTGAAATGGTTCATGATCCCTACGAGTTCCTGCAGTCTCCGGAGATAGAGAGCACAGCCAACAGCTGA
- the zdhhc11 gene encoding probable palmitoyltransferase ZDHHC11: protein MSNMNCFCKKMRRTSPVHGSSRNELVPSKPPRVNGWSWPPQAFQVVGWLVYSYLAIVSFGIYIPLLPLPWNLVVYALTGITFIVHFIAHIAAVTIDPADVSVRAKRRYSSPMAFFDRTKQPHVIQDLHCYLCDVKVGPRVKHCGVCNKCVEDFDHHCKWLNTCVGGRNYWCFFFALSSATLGVFLLVVVISFIFIQHYLDPNSLRTAPQYDIMLGNGTWLAFLPLAPIKTSSAGLLILAFMTGMLSITCMLLLSHLLAFHFYLFYKGISTYDYVKRQRQKEARDIEAGNPQDVKINSKAPQNQESSIDCEPALSNSSGTWTFDDTGPFTSRLSESIFTEVENFKKSADKENSFHYGTENPTKNTAREMSGTDNTSWKPDTKEAPSASEQSDPHVPGVQDPLGSSVMTR, encoded by the exons ATGTCTAAT aTGAACTGCTTCTGCAAAAAGATGAGACGCACATCTCCCGTGCATGGCAGCAGTAGAAACGAGCTGGTCCCCTCTAAGCCTCCCAGGGTGAACGGATGGTCATGGCCCCCTCAGGCTTTCCAGGTGGTTGGCTGGCTGGTGTACAGCTACCTCGCCATAGTCAGCTTTGGCATCTATATCCCTCTTCTGCCTCTGCCATGGAACCTCGTGGTTTATGCC CTGACTGGCATCACATTTATTGTACACTTTATCGCTCATATTGCTGCTGTGACAATAGACCCAGCAGACGTCAGTGTGAGGGCCAAACGGAGATATTCCAGCCCAATGGCCTTTTTTGACAGGACTAAGCAACCGCATGTCATCCAGGACCTACACTGTTATCTGTGTGACGTCAAGGT TGGCCCCAGAGTAAAGCACTGTGGCGTTTGCAACAAGTGTGTGGAAGACTTTGATCACCATTGCAAATGGCtgaacacctgtgtgggtggcAGAAACTACTG GTGCTTCTTTTTTGCACTGTCCTCTGCTACGCTAGGTGTCTTCCTGCTCGTTGTTgtcatttcttttatatttattcagcATTACCTGGATCCAAACAGCCTCCGCACCGCCCCACAGTATGACA TTATGCTGGGGAATGGTACCTGGCTGGCGTTTTTACCCTTAGCGCCCATAAAGACTAGTTCAGCTGGTCTCCTTATATTAGCGTTCATGACGGGTATGCTGAGCATCACCTGCATGCTGCTACTCAGTCATCTGCTGGCCTTCCACTTTTACCTCT TTTATAAAGGCATAAGCACATATGATTATGTAAAGAGGCAGCGGCAAAAAGAAGCCAGAGACATCGAAGCAGGAAATCCACAAGATGTGAAAATCAATAGCAAGGCCCCACAG aatcAAGAGAGCTCCATTGACTGTGAACCAGCATTATCCAATAGTTCAGG TACCTGGACATTTGACGATACAGGCCCATTCACAAGCCGACTTTCAGAGTCCATATTCACAGAG gTGGAGAACTTTAAGAAATCTGCAGATAAAGAGAATAGTTTCCATTATGGCACAGAAAATCCCACAAAGAACACAGCAA GGGAAATGTCTGGGACAGACAACACAAGCTGGAAGCCTGACACTAAAGAGGCTCCGAGTGCAAGTGAGCAGTCTGATCCCCATGTTCCTGGAGTGCAGGACCCTCTGGGGAGCTCAGTTATGACTAGATGA
- the brd9 gene encoding bromodomain-containing protein 9 isoform X3, translated as MGKKHKKHKPEWRTVDDHEDKALEKPLKLVLKVGGSEVTELSGSGHDSSYYDDRSDHERERHKEKKKKKKKKSEKDKDKYVDDEERRRRKDEKRKKREREQNESEAAASTAASAGVPVEPFTLPKSLSIGLEPEEKKKKKEREREREREREFEMEPEPEPDTELEPEVDEFHSGMQLDLEQQGDRPVRACRTQQESESTPRQQLLEHFLRQLQRKDPHGFFSFPVTDAIAPGYSMIIKHPMDFSTMKDKIENNDYNTVTEFKADFKLMCDNAMVYNRPETVYYKAAKKLLHTGFKMMSKDMDFTQQGAILGDEDLAADIAPPEITPIPVESAKKSKKQPVKDLKEVISYLFEPEGNACSLTDSTAEEHVLALVEHSADEARDRINRYMPNSKMGYLRKEPDSSLLYTVVNQLDPDAEEDETDKVDLSSLSNKLLPGLTTLGFKDDRRHKVTFLSSAYNVQTLQKNSIFPDLLPDEVDSLYSAYGDDTGVQCALSIQEFVKGCGDVTKCWVDRLLDKMTADDHTKAVNQIRQKRNIMLKPDETKSNICDMQMADGTGLGESGSVLDFMKNYPDMSLDLSMLNSLGKTVKKEPGNEEGQQHFDDTDKLLQEFQEAQVDRVGSRPSSNVSSLSNASERDQHHLGSPPHLDQSEMVHDPYEFLQSPEIESTANS; from the exons ACCATGAGGACAAGGCCCTTGAGAAGCCCCTGAAGCTTGTCCTCAAAGTTGGAGGAAGTGAGGTGACAGAGCTCTCGGGTTCGGGCCATGACTCCAGTTACTACGATGACAGATCAGACCACGAGCGAGAACGccacaaagagaaaaagaagaagaaaaagaaaaagtctgaaAAGGATAAAGACAAATATGTGGATGATGAGGAGAGAAGACGGCGTAAG GacgaaaagaggaagaagagagaacgAGAGCAGAATGAATCAGAGGCAGCAGCTTCTACTGCTGCCAGTGCCGGTGTACCTGTTGAGCCTTTTACATTGCCAAAAAGTTTAAGTATTGGATTGGAG ccggaagagaagaaaaagaagaaagagagagaaagagaaagagagagagagagagagtttgagaTGGAGCCTGAGCCTGAGCCTGATACTGAGCTTGAGCCTGAAGTGGATGAGTTTCACTCCGGTATGCAGTTGGACCTCGAACAACAAGGAGACAGGCCGGTCCGAGCCTGCAGGACACAACAAG AAAGTGAATCCACTCCTCGTCAACAACTTCTAGAGCACTTTCTGAGGCAGTTACAGAG AAAAGACCCCCATGGATTCTTCTCATTTCCAGTAACAGATGCGATTGCCCCTGGTTACTCAATGATCATCAAACATCCTATGGACTTCAGCACCATGAAAGACAAGATTGAAAACAATGACTATAACACGGTTACAGAATTCAAG GCGGATTTTAAACTGATGTGTGACAATGCCATGGTGTACAACCGACCAGAGACTGTCTATTACAAAGCTGCCAAGAAACTGCTACATACAGGATTTAAGATGATGAGCAAG GACATGGACTTCACCCAGCAGGGAGCCATTTTGGGAGATGAAGACCTTGCAGCTGATATAGCTCCTCCAGAGATAACCCCCATCCCAGTGGAATCAGCTAAGAAGTCCAAGAAACAACCAGTTAAAGACCTGAAGGAAGTCATCAG TTACCTGTTTGAACCAGAAGGAAACGCCTGCAGCTTGACTGACAGTACAGCAGAGGAGCATGTCCTGGCACTCGTTGAGCATTCTGCAGATGAAGCTCGAGATCGGATCAACAGATACATGCCCAACTCCAAG ATGGGCTACTTGCGTAAAGAGCCAGACAGCTCTCTTCTGTACACTGTTGTGAATCAGCTGGATCCTGATGCAGAAG AAGATGAGACTGATAAAGTGGACCTGAGTTCTCTGTCAAATAAACTTCTGCCTGGATTAACAACCTTGGGTTTCAAAGATGACAGGAGACACAAAG TAACGTTTCTGAGCAGTGCCTACAATGTTCAGACCCTTCAGAAGAACTCCATCTTTCCAGACCTGCTACCTGATGAGGTGGACTCGCTCTATTCAGCCTATGGCGATGACACAGGGGTACAATGTGCTCTCAG CATACAGGAGTTTGTCAAGGGCTGCGGAGATGTCACAAAGTGTTGGGTTGACAGGCTTTTGGACAAGATGACCGCAGACGATCACActaaagctgtcaatcaaatccgACAG aaaagaaacattatgcTAAAACCTGATGAAACCAAATCCAACATCTGTGACATGCAG aTGGCAGATGGCACTGGTCTGGGAGAGAGTGGCTCAGTCCTGGACTTCATGAAGAACTATCCTGATATGTCTCTGGATTTATCCATGCTGAACTCATTAG GTAAAACAGTGAAGAAAGAGCCGGGCAACGAGGAGGGCCAGCAGCACTTTGACGATACAGACAAACTCCTGCAGGAGTTCCAGGAGGCTCAAGTGGACCGAGTCGGCTCCAGGCCCTCGTCCAACGTGTCCTCCCTCTCTAATGCCTCAGAGAGGGATCAGCACCACTTAG GAAGCCCACCACACCTGGACCAGTCTGAAATGGTTCATGATCCCTACGAGTTCCTGCAGTCTCCGGAGATAGAGAGCACAGCCAACAGCTGA
- the LOC117745002 gene encoding tubulin polymerization-promoting protein — MNFDKELEDYLTSTKRKLKSAYPNTALKKPNSHTSMADQKNNIDDFKVQTAKHPNMSSVPLRPHSEQSKDRLTKRLSTDSNGTSDGGAGSSTPVEVTALEESFRRFAIHGDTRATGKDMHGKNWSKVCKDCGVIDGKNITLTDVDIVFSKVKKKSCRTITYDEFKVALGELARKKYKEKTGEEAEAEVFQLIEGKTPVIAGVTRAVASPTVSRLTDTTKFTGSHKARFDDTGRGKGKAGRVDMVDTSGYVSGYKHRGSYEKKVNKPTVGKPM; from the exons ATGAATTTTGACAAAGAGTTGGAGGATTACCTCACCAG CACAAAGAGAAAACTAAAGTCAGCTTATCCAAACACTGCACTGAAGAAACCTAATTCCCACACAAGCATGGCAGACCAGAA aAACAACATAGACGACTTTAAAGTCCAGACAGCCAAGCATCCCAACATGAGCTCGGTCCCTTTACGGCCGCACAGTGAACAGTCTAAAGACCGGTTGACCAAAAGGCTTTCAACTGATTCTAATGGGACCAGTGATGGAGGCGCGGGCTCGTCCACACCAGTGGAGGTGACCGCTTTGGAAGAGTCGTTTCGCCGCTTCGCCATCCACGGTGACACTCGCGCTACCGGCAAGGACATGCACGGCAAAAACTGGTCCAAGGTCTGCAAGGACTGCGGAGTGATTGACGGCAAGAACATCACCCTCACTGACGTTGACATCGTCTTCAGCAAAGTCAA GAAGAAATCCTGTCGCACCATCACATACGACGAGTTCAAGGTTGCACTCGGAGAGCTGGCCAGgaagaaatataaagaaaagacGGGAGAGGAGGCCGAGGCCGAGGTCTTCCAGCTGATTGAGGGGAAAACACCCGTCATCGCGGGAGTCACG AGAGCCGTGGCTTCCCCGACAGTGAGCCGTCTTACAGACACCACCAAGTTCACAGGCTCGCACAAGGCGCGCTTTGACGACACCGGTCGCGGAAAGGGGAAGGCGGGACGCGTGGACATGGTCGACACGTCGGGATACGTCTCGGGGTACAAACATCGAGGGTCATAcgaaaagaaagtgaataaacCTACCGTGGGCAAACCCATGTGA
- the brd9 gene encoding bromodomain-containing protein 9 isoform X4 → MEPEPEPDTELEPEVDEFHSGMQLDLEQQGDRPVRACRTQQESESTPRQQLLEHFLRQLQRKDPHGFFSFPVTDAIAPGYSMIIKHPMDFSTMKDKIENNDYNTVTEFKADFKLMCDNAMVYNRPETVYYKAAKKLLHTGFKMMSKERLLALKRSMSFMQDMDFTQQGAILGDEDLAADIAPPEITPIPVESAKKSKKQPVKDLKEVISYLFEPEGNACSLTDSTAEEHVLALVEHSADEARDRINRYMPNSKMGYLRKEPDSSLLYTVVNQLDPDAEEDETDKVDLSSLSNKLLPGLTTLGFKDDRRHKVTFLSSAYNVQTLQKNSIFPDLLPDEVDSLYSAYGDDTGVQCALSIQEFVKGCGDVTKCWVDRLLDKMTADDHTKAVNQIRQKRNIMLKPDETKSNICDMQMADGTGLGESGSVLDFMKNYPDMSLDLSMLNSLGKTVKKEPGNEEGQQHFDDTDKLLQEFQEAQVDRVGSRPSSNVSSLSNASERDQHHLGSPPHLDQSEMVHDPYEFLQSPEIESTANS, encoded by the exons aTGGAGCCTGAGCCTGAGCCTGATACTGAGCTTGAGCCTGAAGTGGATGAGTTTCACTCCGGTATGCAGTTGGACCTCGAACAACAAGGAGACAGGCCGGTCCGAGCCTGCAGGACACAACAAG AAAGTGAATCCACTCCTCGTCAACAACTTCTAGAGCACTTTCTGAGGCAGTTACAGAG AAAAGACCCCCATGGATTCTTCTCATTTCCAGTAACAGATGCGATTGCCCCTGGTTACTCAATGATCATCAAACATCCTATGGACTTCAGCACCATGAAAGACAAGATTGAAAACAATGACTATAACACGGTTACAGAATTCAAG GCGGATTTTAAACTGATGTGTGACAATGCCATGGTGTACAACCGACCAGAGACTGTCTATTACAAAGCTGCCAAGAAACTGCTACATACAGGATTTAAGATGATGAGCAAG GAACGGCTGTTGGCTTTGAAACGCAGCATGTCTTTTATGCAGGACATGGACTTCACCCAGCAGGGAGCCATTTTGGGAGATGAAGACCTTGCAGCTGATATAGCTCCTCCAGAGATAACCCCCATCCCAGTGGAATCAGCTAAGAAGTCCAAGAAACAACCAGTTAAAGACCTGAAGGAAGTCATCAG TTACCTGTTTGAACCAGAAGGAAACGCCTGCAGCTTGACTGACAGTACAGCAGAGGAGCATGTCCTGGCACTCGTTGAGCATTCTGCAGATGAAGCTCGAGATCGGATCAACAGATACATGCCCAACTCCAAG ATGGGCTACTTGCGTAAAGAGCCAGACAGCTCTCTTCTGTACACTGTTGTGAATCAGCTGGATCCTGATGCAGAAG AAGATGAGACTGATAAAGTGGACCTGAGTTCTCTGTCAAATAAACTTCTGCCTGGATTAACAACCTTGGGTTTCAAAGATGACAGGAGACACAAAG TAACGTTTCTGAGCAGTGCCTACAATGTTCAGACCCTTCAGAAGAACTCCATCTTTCCAGACCTGCTACCTGATGAGGTGGACTCGCTCTATTCAGCCTATGGCGATGACACAGGGGTACAATGTGCTCTCAG CATACAGGAGTTTGTCAAGGGCTGCGGAGATGTCACAAAGTGTTGGGTTGACAGGCTTTTGGACAAGATGACCGCAGACGATCACActaaagctgtcaatcaaatccgACAG aaaagaaacattatgcTAAAACCTGATGAAACCAAATCCAACATCTGTGACATGCAG aTGGCAGATGGCACTGGTCTGGGAGAGAGTGGCTCAGTCCTGGACTTCATGAAGAACTATCCTGATATGTCTCTGGATTTATCCATGCTGAACTCATTAG GTAAAACAGTGAAGAAAGAGCCGGGCAACGAGGAGGGCCAGCAGCACTTTGACGATACAGACAAACTCCTGCAGGAGTTCCAGGAGGCTCAAGTGGACCGAGTCGGCTCCAGGCCCTCGTCCAACGTGTCCTCCCTCTCTAATGCCTCAGAGAGGGATCAGCACCACTTAG GAAGCCCACCACACCTGGACCAGTCTGAAATGGTTCATGATCCCTACGAGTTCCTGCAGTCTCCGGAGATAGAGAGCACAGCCAACAGCTGA